In the Kitasatospora terrestris genome, one interval contains:
- a CDS encoding helix-turn-helix domain-containing protein: MTRPRTPAFDLATDASVSRRRAASQAGGTPTRSLPTRYLTPEDISALFEVPLETIYQWRRKRTGPPGFRVGRHLRYDPAEVAQWVADQNREVA, encoded by the coding sequence ATGACAAGGCCCCGCACCCCCGCTTTCGACCTCGCAACTGACGCTTCCGTCTCGCGCCGCCGCGCGGCGAGCCAGGCTGGCGGAACGCCGACGCGCTCGCTGCCGACCCGCTACCTCACGCCCGAGGACATCTCGGCCCTGTTCGAAGTGCCGCTGGAAACCATCTACCAGTGGCGCCGCAAGCGCACCGGTCCGCCCGGATTCCGCGTGGGCCGACACCTGCGCTACGACCCCGCCGAGGTCGCCCAGTGGGTGGCCGACCAGAACCGAGAGGTGGCCTGA
- a CDS encoding bifunctional DNA primase/polymerase, producing the protein MPANRLLADALALARSGVPVLMLRAGKRTLGNCPDCKDLLCGGRPNMKTAGPCTCPAPCHGWAAATTDPDVLTSRAWAPGWREAAALAYHPGGAGVTVVDLDTPDAVAWARTTLPATRTVPTTRGQHWIYLGTMRSANRVRPGVDIKSLMQYARWLGPGTGPVTALPDPVRALVAREENTTPARPGGGVVFSPPATNWARTVGSGCRHTDRYVRTGLERATARIRSHTETGAGSQTFFVASFLAGLHTQCPGPCGLDTIAHVLVDAATSVGVPPEYAARAVANGFAAAGRAA; encoded by the coding sequence ATGCCCGCAAACCGCCTGCTCGCCGACGCCCTCGCCCTCGCCCGGTCCGGGGTCCCCGTGCTGATGCTGAGGGCCGGGAAGCGGACCCTCGGCAACTGCCCCGACTGCAAGGACTTGCTCTGCGGCGGCCGGCCGAACATGAAGACCGCCGGGCCCTGCACCTGCCCGGCCCCCTGCCACGGCTGGGCCGCCGCCACCACCGACCCCGACGTCCTCACCAGCCGAGCGTGGGCACCCGGCTGGCGCGAGGCCGCCGCCCTCGCCTACCACCCCGGCGGCGCCGGGGTGACCGTCGTCGACCTCGACACCCCCGACGCCGTCGCCTGGGCCCGCACCACGCTCCCCGCGACCCGCACCGTCCCCACCACCCGTGGGCAGCACTGGATCTACCTCGGCACGATGCGCTCCGCCAACCGCGTCCGGCCCGGCGTCGACATCAAATCGCTCATGCAGTACGCCCGCTGGCTCGGCCCCGGCACCGGCCCGGTGACGGCCCTGCCCGACCCCGTGCGAGCACTGGTGGCCCGGGAGGAAAACACCACCCCCGCCCGCCCGGGGGGAGGGGTGGTGTTTTCTCCTCCCGCGACGAACTGGGCGAGGACGGTGGGCAGCGGATGCCGGCACACCGACCGCTACGTCCGCACCGGCCTGGAACGAGCCACGGCCAGGATCCGCAGCCACACCGAGACCGGCGCCGGATCGCAGACCTTCTTCGTCGCGAGCTTCCTCGCCGGCCTCCACACCCAGTGCCCCGGCCCATGCGGCCTCGACACCATCGCCCACGTCCTGGTCGACGCCGCCACCTCCGTCGGCGTCCCGCCCGAGTACGCCGCCCGCGCCGTCGCCAACGGCTTCGCCGCAGCCGGACGCGCCGCATGA
- a CDS encoding site-specific integrase, whose amino-acid sequence MAGHIQDRWHKTEIGPDGKPRRVKTERYGTGSRYRARYIGPDGTEKSKAFPDRQKRQAELWLANIEADMSRGQYVDPKAAKVTFRQYAERWLESQTTDHNTRSSVDAQIRRHAIPYLGIRPLDSFQPSHIREWLRELEKAVPASSYRRVIFGNVSSIFMAAMEDRLRTTNPCRSRSVTPPGRAPGRVRPWTAERVEAVRAALPARYRAMVDAAGGCGLRQGEVFGLPVDEIRSDTGWLHVGLQIKDIGGRLVFAPPKRGKVRDVPLPERVAGIFEAHLAAFPPETVTLPWLTPDGPPVTKRLLFSREQGGAVRRSDFNTYAWKPALVIAGVIPPPEKWGRFQASREDGMHALRHFYASMLLDSGESVKALSGYLGHTDPGFTLRVYTHLMPSSDGRTRRAVDALYDALGWAAAPQPHGPQTAQEGQKP is encoded by the coding sequence TTGGCCGGACACATCCAGGACCGCTGGCACAAGACCGAGATCGGCCCGGACGGCAAGCCCCGTCGCGTCAAGACCGAGCGGTACGGCACCGGTTCCCGCTACCGCGCCCGGTACATCGGGCCGGACGGCACGGAGAAGAGCAAGGCGTTCCCGGACCGCCAGAAGCGCCAGGCCGAACTGTGGCTGGCCAACATCGAGGCCGACATGTCGCGGGGCCAGTACGTCGACCCGAAGGCCGCCAAGGTGACCTTCCGGCAGTACGCCGAGCGCTGGTTGGAGTCGCAGACCACGGACCACAACACCCGTTCGTCCGTCGATGCGCAGATCCGCCGACACGCGATCCCGTACCTCGGCATCCGACCGCTGGACTCCTTCCAGCCGTCGCACATCCGGGAGTGGCTCAGGGAGTTGGAAAAGGCGGTGCCCGCGTCCTCGTACCGGCGGGTCATCTTCGGCAACGTCTCCAGCATCTTCATGGCGGCGATGGAGGACCGCCTCCGGACCACGAACCCGTGCCGCTCCCGCTCGGTGACCCCGCCGGGCCGGGCTCCCGGCCGGGTCCGGCCTTGGACGGCAGAACGGGTGGAGGCCGTCCGGGCCGCACTACCGGCCCGGTACCGGGCGATGGTGGACGCGGCCGGCGGCTGCGGCCTCCGGCAGGGCGAGGTGTTCGGCCTGCCGGTCGACGAGATCCGGTCTGACACCGGCTGGCTGCACGTGGGCTTGCAGATCAAGGACATCGGCGGGCGTCTGGTGTTCGCTCCGCCGAAGCGCGGGAAGGTCCGCGACGTGCCGCTGCCGGAACGGGTGGCCGGCATCTTCGAGGCCCACCTCGCCGCCTTCCCGCCGGAGACCGTGACGCTACCCTGGCTGACGCCCGACGGCCCGCCGGTGACCAAGCGGCTGCTGTTCTCGCGCGAGCAGGGCGGCGCCGTGCGACGGAGCGACTTCAACACCTACGCGTGGAAGCCCGCCCTCGTGATTGCGGGGGTGATCCCTCCTCCGGAGAAGTGGGGTCGCTTCCAGGCGTCGCGGGAGGACGGCATGCACGCGCTGCGGCACTTCTACGCCTCGATGCTGCTCGACTCCGGCGAGAGCGTCAAGGCGCTCAGCGGGTACCTCGGGCACACCGACCCCGGGTTCACGCTCCGGGTCTACACGCACCTGATGCCGAGCAGCGACGGCCGCACCCGCCGGGCCGTCGACGCGCTCTACGACGCCCTCGGATGGGCCGCCGCTCCGCAACCCCACGGCCCACAGACGGCCCAGGAAGGACAAAAGCCCTGA
- a CDS encoding FtsK/SpoIIIE domain-containing protein encodes MNHDEDAPPDATAPTTYPPGSTKGAAVLPFPDRRTTPDPEPGTAPDTAADSVYLLDTTPATVAAVLAAREREDPAGDRPLMPQWIRTKDGRRTMARARSTQTRRALRRWLARQRTARGHAAQTWRGIRRSAQWTAGFEGAHVQAAGHQAHIATREARDLARRARFTLLPGDRALAQKQSEAALAVAVAAVAAYKKAKSNRRRIRFARALVAFGIPAAAVLTSYVALGTAGLLLGLGVVLAVEAFLGRRPDRETVWDAEIRALSDGDPLTESMLDRAFKAAKVIGDSQRLTMVTPCAIDPAVPNAWHAVIDLPDVTVKKAQGKVDDIAAAMGIDRTNLDIRQVGSNGRRMAIWACGQDPFLATRRNPLVATRAKQVNTWRDGFPLAFDKRGNILRPTLSDYSFLFAGATRSGKGMGLANLLAAAMLDPRVRIRLFDGKGAGEYVPHARALATFVRRNPKRLVQFLRLMVEEMNRRTEILVEAGLSKANEKLIDKLGGIELVIVDELATYTAKNGPSGKYAEEITELLAQIAAVGAAVGIVLALATQYPEAEIVTPRLRGNLAARMAMRVESPGASNVVLGDGMVGQGYDASKIPIEKTSRGRAWLTTPDTGVIEVRSLFIDENAGEILPLIERGIELRTEAGCLPGHYDDPVESAMARQTGVSAAAGGEDGLGSVVRRTVLDRMIRAIEATGGAVISSADLLARLAGTDPDRYGRAEKETDAAWLSRAGKNLRAELDSLGVKLEPARVSLPDGSRPNGYTLADLRAATARLDGAA; translated from the coding sequence GTGAACCACGACGAAGACGCCCCGCCCGACGCGACCGCGCCGACCACCTACCCCCCGGGCAGCACCAAGGGCGCGGCTGTCCTGCCCTTCCCCGACCGCCGCACCACACCCGACCCCGAACCTGGCACCGCTCCGGACACCGCCGCCGACTCCGTCTACCTCCTCGACACCACGCCCGCCACGGTTGCGGCCGTGCTGGCCGCGCGCGAGCGGGAGGATCCGGCCGGGGACCGGCCGCTGATGCCGCAGTGGATCCGGACGAAGGACGGACGGCGCACGATGGCCCGCGCGCGTTCGACGCAGACCCGCCGCGCTCTGCGGCGGTGGCTGGCTCGGCAGCGCACCGCCCGCGGCCACGCCGCCCAGACCTGGCGCGGCATACGGCGCTCGGCCCAGTGGACGGCCGGGTTCGAGGGCGCCCACGTCCAGGCCGCCGGCCACCAGGCCCACATCGCCACCCGCGAGGCCCGCGACCTCGCCCGCCGCGCCCGCTTCACCCTGCTCCCCGGTGACCGGGCGCTCGCCCAGAAGCAGTCCGAGGCCGCCCTCGCCGTCGCCGTCGCGGCGGTCGCCGCCTACAAGAAGGCCAAGTCCAACCGGCGCCGGATCCGCTTCGCCCGCGCCCTGGTCGCCTTCGGCATCCCCGCCGCCGCCGTCCTCACCTCGTACGTCGCGCTCGGCACCGCCGGGCTGCTGCTCGGCCTCGGGGTCGTCCTCGCGGTCGAGGCGTTCCTCGGGCGCCGGCCGGACCGGGAGACCGTGTGGGACGCGGAGATCCGGGCGCTGTCGGACGGCGACCCGCTGACCGAGTCGATGCTGGACCGGGCGTTCAAGGCCGCGAAGGTCATCGGCGACAGTCAGCGGCTCACGATGGTCACCCCGTGCGCGATCGACCCCGCGGTGCCGAACGCCTGGCACGCCGTCATCGACCTGCCCGACGTGACCGTGAAGAAGGCTCAGGGCAAGGTCGATGACATCGCCGCGGCGATGGGCATCGACCGCACCAACCTCGACATCCGCCAAGTCGGCTCCAACGGCCGCCGGATGGCGATCTGGGCCTGCGGACAGGACCCCTTCCTCGCCACCCGCCGCAACCCCCTCGTCGCCACCCGCGCCAAGCAGGTCAACACCTGGCGCGACGGCTTCCCCCTCGCCTTCGACAAGCGCGGCAACATCCTGCGCCCCACCCTGTCGGACTACTCGTTCCTGTTCGCCGGCGCCACCCGCTCCGGCAAGGGCATGGGCCTCGCCAACCTCCTCGCCGCCGCCATGCTCGACCCCCGCGTGCGGATCCGCCTGTTCGACGGCAAGGGCGCCGGCGAGTACGTCCCCCACGCCCGCGCCCTCGCCACCTTCGTACGCCGCAACCCCAAGCGACTCGTGCAGTTCCTTCGCCTCATGGTCGAGGAGATGAACCGCCGCACCGAGATCCTCGTCGAAGCGGGCCTGTCCAAGGCCAACGAGAAGCTGATCGACAAGCTCGGCGGCATCGAGCTGGTCATCGTCGACGAACTCGCCACCTACACCGCCAAGAACGGCCCCTCCGGGAAGTACGCGGAGGAGATCACCGAACTCCTCGCCCAGATCGCCGCCGTCGGCGCCGCCGTCGGGATCGTGCTGGCACTCGCCACCCAGTACCCCGAGGCCGAGATCGTCACCCCGCGCCTGCGCGGCAACCTCGCCGCCCGCATGGCCATGCGCGTGGAGTCCCCCGGCGCCTCCAATGTCGTCCTCGGCGACGGCATGGTCGGCCAGGGCTACGACGCCTCCAAGATCCCGATCGAGAAGACCAGCCGCGGCCGGGCCTGGCTGACCACCCCCGACACCGGCGTGATCGAGGTCCGCTCCCTGTTCATCGACGAGAACGCCGGGGAGATCCTGCCGCTGATCGAGCGTGGCATCGAGCTGCGGACCGAGGCCGGGTGCCTGCCCGGCCACTACGACGACCCGGTGGAGTCCGCCATGGCTCGCCAGACCGGGGTCAGTGCCGCCGCCGGTGGCGAGGACGGCCTCGGCTCCGTCGTTCGCCGCACCGTCCTCGACCGCATGATCCGCGCTATCGAGGCCACCGGCGGCGCCGTGATCAGCAGCGCCGACCTGCTCGCCCGCCTCGCCGGCACCGACCCCGACCGCTACGGCCGGGCCGAGAAGGAGACGGACGCCGCCTGGCTGTCCCGCGCCGGCAAGAACCTGCGGGCCGAACTCGACTCCCTCGGAGTCAAGTTGGAGCCCGCTCGGGTCAGCCTGCCGGACGGCTCCCGGCCCAACGGCTACACCCTCGCCGACCTCCGCGCCGCCACCGCCCGACTGGACGGCGCCGCCTGA
- a CDS encoding NAD+ synthase — protein MPNIRLALSQTDPWVGDIDRNRDEVVRWTRRAAEAGAQLVAFPEMALTGYPVEDLALRGSFVEASRTALVELASRLAAEGLGELPVVLGYLGRSEHEEHRTHRPAGSPQNCAAVLYRGEVVDRFAKHFLPNYGVFDEYRYFVPGDRLSVLRLHGVDVALAICEDIWQEGGRVTAAGEVGAGLLLVINGSPYERNKDDARLELVRRRAAEAGCPLAYLNMVGAQDELVFDGDSLVVSADGEVLARAPQFEETLLLVDLELPAAEGDQPDGLILSDGLRLARTDLGGERLPAPAEPVAAQVAPRLDDEAEIYQALVEGTRAYVRKNGFRSVLIGLSGGIDSALVAAIAVDAVGAGNVHCVSMPSKYSSQHSRDDAAELARRTGLNFRTVSIAPMVEAYLGATDLTGLAEENLQSRVRGTLLMAISNQEGHIVLAPGNKSELAVGYSTLYGDSVGAYGPIKDVYKSLVFRLAAWRNDEAVRRGEVPPIPENTILKPPSAELRPDQKDTDSLPDYDLLDTVLDLYVEGDQGRDAIVAAGYPAEVVDRVVRLVDTAEYKRRQYPPGPKISPKGFGRDRRLPITNRWRRG, from the coding sequence ATGCCCAACATCCGTCTCGCCCTGAGCCAGACCGACCCGTGGGTCGGCGACATCGACCGCAACCGTGACGAGGTGGTGCGCTGGACCAGGCGGGCCGCCGAGGCCGGAGCGCAGCTGGTCGCGTTCCCGGAGATGGCCCTGACCGGCTACCCGGTGGAGGACCTGGCGCTGCGCGGCTCCTTCGTGGAGGCCTCGCGGACGGCGCTGGTCGAGCTGGCCTCCCGGCTGGCGGCGGAGGGCCTGGGCGAGCTGCCGGTGGTGCTGGGCTACCTGGGCCGCTCGGAGCACGAGGAGCACCGGACGCACCGCCCGGCCGGCTCGCCGCAGAACTGCGCGGCGGTGCTGTACCGCGGCGAAGTGGTGGACCGTTTCGCCAAGCACTTCCTGCCGAACTACGGCGTGTTCGACGAGTACCGGTACTTCGTGCCGGGCGACCGGCTGTCGGTGCTGCGGCTGCACGGGGTGGACGTGGCGCTGGCGATCTGCGAGGACATCTGGCAGGAGGGCGGCCGGGTCACCGCGGCGGGCGAGGTCGGCGCCGGGCTGCTGCTGGTGATCAACGGCTCGCCGTACGAGCGCAACAAGGACGACGCGCGGCTGGAGCTGGTCCGCCGCCGGGCCGCGGAGGCGGGCTGCCCGCTGGCGTACCTGAACATGGTCGGCGCCCAGGACGAGCTGGTCTTCGACGGCGACTCGCTGGTGGTGTCGGCGGACGGCGAGGTGCTGGCGCGGGCGCCGCAGTTCGAGGAGACGCTGCTGCTGGTCGACCTGGAGCTGCCGGCCGCCGAGGGCGACCAGCCGGACGGGCTGATCCTCAGCGACGGGCTGCGGCTGGCCCGCACCGACCTGGGCGGCGAGCGGCTGCCCGCCCCGGCCGAGCCGGTGGCGGCGCAGGTCGCGCCGCGGCTGGACGACGAGGCGGAGATCTACCAGGCGCTGGTGGAGGGCACCCGGGCGTACGTCCGCAAGAACGGCTTCCGCTCGGTGCTGATCGGCCTGTCCGGCGGCATCGACTCCGCGCTGGTCGCGGCGATCGCGGTGGACGCGGTCGGCGCCGGGAACGTCCACTGCGTGTCGATGCCCAGCAAGTACTCCTCGCAGCACTCCCGGGACGACGCCGCCGAGCTGGCCCGCCGCACCGGCCTCAACTTCCGCACGGTGTCGATCGCGCCGATGGTCGAGGCGTACCTGGGCGCCACCGACCTCACCGGGCTGGCGGAGGAGAACCTGCAGTCCCGGGTCCGCGGCACGCTGCTGATGGCGATCTCCAACCAGGAGGGGCACATCGTGCTCGCGCCCGGCAACAAGAGCGAGCTGGCGGTCGGCTACTCGACGCTGTACGGCGACTCGGTGGGCGCGTACGGCCCGATCAAGGACGTCTACAAGTCGCTGGTCTTCCGGCTGGCGGCCTGGCGCAACGACGAGGCCGTGCGGCGCGGCGAGGTGCCGCCGATCCCGGAGAACACCATCCTCAAGCCGCCGTCCGCCGAGCTGCGGCCGGACCAGAAGGACACCGACTCGCTGCCCGACTACGACCTGCTGGACACCGTGCTCGACCTGTACGTCGAGGGCGACCAGGGCCGGGACGCGATCGTCGCGGCCGGCTACCCGGCCGAGGTGGTGGACCGGGTGGTGCGGCTGGTCGACACCGCCGAGTACAAGCGGCGCCAGTACCCGCCGGGCCCGAAGATCTCGCCGAAGGGCTTCGGCCGGGACCGCCGACTGCCCATCACCAACCGCTGGCGGCGCGGCTGA
- a CDS encoding WhiB family transcriptional regulator — protein sequence MARIVRRAHRGVFPEFPKGTRIPHRTARPTGSYAVEVVPSPDGDLHGAACAGVNPDLFFPEVEPEDADDPVAAEAAEFASRRAKAICATCPVREACLALALRRRERYGIFGGLDAAERRALKRSGAASAEVA from the coding sequence ATGGCCAGGATCGTTCGCCGCGCCCACCGCGGCGTGTTCCCCGAGTTCCCCAAGGGCACCCGCATCCCGCACCGGACCGCCCGCCCGACCGGCTCCTACGCCGTGGAGGTCGTGCCGTCGCCGGACGGCGACCTGCACGGCGCCGCGTGCGCCGGGGTGAACCCCGACCTGTTCTTCCCCGAGGTCGAGCCGGAGGACGCCGACGACCCGGTGGCCGCCGAGGCCGCCGAGTTCGCCTCCAGGCGGGCGAAGGCGATCTGCGCGACGTGCCCGGTGCGCGAGGCCTGCCTGGCGCTGGCGCTCCGCCGGCGCGAGCGGTACGGCATCTTCGGCGGCCTGGACGCGGCCGAGCGTCGAGCCCTGAAGCGGTCCGGTGCCGCGTCGGCGGAGGTGGCGTGA
- a CDS encoding single-stranded DNA-binding protein: MSVGETPITVVGNLTDDPELRFTPAGVALAKFTIASTPRTYDKTTNTWRDGTALFLRATAWREIAEHAADTLTKGMRVVATGRLVQHNWQTEQGENRSMLGLDLDDIGPSLRFATAKVTKTQRTGGGAAPAADPWSSATPAPPNAGAAAAPTGFSGEPPF, translated from the coding sequence GTGTCCGTGGGAGAGACCCCGATCACCGTCGTCGGCAACCTGACCGACGACCCCGAACTGCGCTTCACCCCCGCCGGCGTCGCCCTCGCGAAGTTCACCATCGCCTCGACCCCGCGCACCTACGACAAGACCACCAACACCTGGCGCGACGGCACCGCCCTGTTCCTTCGCGCCACCGCCTGGCGTGAGATCGCCGAACACGCCGCCGACACCCTCACCAAGGGCATGCGCGTCGTCGCCACCGGCCGACTCGTCCAGCACAACTGGCAGACCGAGCAGGGCGAGAACCGCTCCATGCTCGGCCTCGACCTCGACGACATCGGCCCGTCCCTGCGCTTCGCCACCGCCAAGGTCACCAAGACCCAGCGCACGGGCGGCGGCGCCGCACCGGCCGCCGACCCGTGGAGCAGCGCCACCCCCGCCCCGCCGAACGCGGGCGCGGCCGCAGCCCCGACCGGGTTCTCGGGAGAGCCCCCGTTCTGA
- a CDS encoding GntR family transcriptional regulator has product MTLVQDERAPYVQVADILRAEIASGVHQPGAKLPSVKKLAERFGIAEMTVHSGLRVLREEGLIVASPGRGTFVRSDVDPAAFDASSASVGGDVRSQVEHLASQVEQLVARVAELERRVAGPSVPD; this is encoded by the coding sequence ATGACTCTTGTGCAGGATGAGCGGGCGCCATACGTGCAGGTGGCGGACATCCTCCGCGCGGAGATCGCGTCGGGGGTGCACCAACCGGGGGCGAAGCTGCCTTCCGTGAAGAAGCTCGCGGAGCGCTTCGGAATCGCCGAGATGACCGTGCACAGCGGCCTTCGGGTGCTCCGCGAGGAGGGGCTGATCGTGGCCAGCCCAGGCCGCGGCACCTTCGTCCGAAGTGACGTAGATCCAGCGGCATTTGATGCAAGCTCCGCCTCGGTGGGCGGCGATGTTCGTAGTCAGGTGGAGCATCTCGCCTCCCAGGTAGAGCAGTTGGTGGCGCGGGTCGCTGAACTTGAACGACGCGTAGCCGGTCCGTCCGTTCCTGACTAA
- a CDS encoding AAA family ATPase, translated as MTRPAGPENSRPALHLRVVHDDPQGAPWPGESGPEPDSWTDPGPEPPQDAPTAPQEPFRPRVVWNAADLMATDFPEPRWAVPGFFAEGVSLLAGPPKVGKSWLSLGLGLDVAAGRPAFGTVPVEAGPVLYLALEDTPRRLKTRMTKLLAGRPAPKDLTIVTDFPPLPQGGADALDRWLTQNPDARLVVIDVFAKVRGNSAPGVAAYDADYAAIGHVKQVADRHSVATILVHHVRKMGSDDFLAEVSGTNGLAGAADATLVLKRSRGKADGVLHITGRDVDENEHALAFQPETGNWLLLDGPAGDHTIGDTRATILAHVRTHPGARPKDIATATGLDYANTRQACTRMAKDGQLNTDASGAYIVPEPV; from the coding sequence ATGACCCGCCCCGCTGGCCCCGAGAATTCGCGTCCCGCACTGCACCTGCGCGTCGTCCACGACGACCCGCAGGGCGCCCCCTGGCCGGGCGAGAGTGGCCCCGAACCGGATTCCTGGACCGACCCCGGCCCCGAACCGCCACAGGACGCCCCCACGGCCCCTCAGGAACCCTTCAGGCCCCGCGTCGTGTGGAACGCGGCCGACCTGATGGCCACCGACTTCCCCGAGCCCCGGTGGGCCGTGCCCGGGTTCTTCGCCGAAGGCGTCAGTCTCCTCGCCGGACCGCCCAAGGTCGGCAAGTCCTGGCTCTCCCTCGGCCTCGGACTCGACGTCGCGGCCGGCCGCCCCGCCTTCGGCACCGTCCCCGTCGAAGCGGGCCCCGTGCTCTACCTCGCTCTGGAGGACACCCCGCGCCGGCTCAAGACCCGCATGACCAAGCTCCTCGCCGGACGCCCCGCACCCAAAGACCTGACCATCGTCACCGACTTCCCACCGCTGCCCCAGGGCGGCGCCGACGCCCTCGACCGCTGGCTCACCCAGAACCCCGACGCCCGCCTCGTCGTCATCGACGTCTTCGCCAAGGTCCGCGGCAACTCCGCCCCCGGGGTCGCCGCGTATGACGCCGACTATGCCGCCATCGGCCACGTCAAGCAGGTCGCCGACCGGCACTCCGTCGCCACGATCCTGGTCCACCACGTCCGCAAGATGGGCTCGGACGACTTCCTCGCCGAGGTTTCCGGCACCAACGGCCTCGCCGGCGCCGCCGACGCCACCCTCGTCCTCAAACGCTCACGCGGCAAAGCCGACGGCGTCCTGCACATCACCGGCCGCGACGTCGACGAGAACGAACACGCCCTCGCCTTCCAACCCGAGACCGGCAACTGGCTGCTGCTCGACGGACCCGCCGGCGACCACACCATCGGCGACACCCGCGCCACGATCCTCGCCCACGTCCGCACCCACCCCGGCGCCCGGCCCAAGGACATCGCCACCGCCACCGGCCTCGACTACGCCAACACCCGCCAGGCCTGCACCCGCATGGCCAAGGACGGACAGCTGAACACCGACGCCAGCGGCGCCTACATCGTCCCCGAGCCGGTGTGA
- the glnA gene encoding type I glutamate--ammonia ligase: protein MGKQQEFVLRTLEERDIRFVRLWFTDVLGFLKSVAVAPAELEQAFDEGIGFDGSAIEGFARVYESDMIAKPDPTTFQILPWRSETPGTARMFCDIMMPDGSPSYADPRFVLKRTLEKASDLGFTFYTHPEIEFFLLKNLPGDGTAPIPADQSGYFDHTPRGVGHDFRRQAITMLESMGISVEFSHHEGAPGQQEIDLRYADALSTADNIMTFRLVMKEVALEQGVHASFMPKPFSGFPGSGMHTHVSLFEGDRNAFHESGAEYQLSKVGRSFIAGLLKYAAETAAVTNQWVNSYKRIWGGSQRTAGAGGEAPSYICWGHNNRSALIRVPMYKPGKQGSTRVEVRSLDTGCNPYLAYAVVLAAGLKGIEDGLELPAGAEDDVWALSDAERRSLGIQPMPQNLGEAIDLMQRSELVAETLGEHVFDFFLRNKRQEWEEYRSEVTPFELRKNLQVL, encoded by the coding sequence ATGGGCAAGCAGCAGGAGTTCGTGCTTCGCACGCTCGAGGAGCGTGACATCCGTTTTGTCCGGCTGTGGTTCACCGATGTGCTCGGGTTCCTGAAGTCGGTCGCGGTCGCTCCGGCCGAGCTGGAGCAGGCGTTCGACGAGGGGATCGGGTTCGACGGCTCGGCGATCGAGGGCTTCGCCCGGGTCTACGAGTCCGACATGATCGCCAAGCCGGACCCGACCACCTTCCAGATACTGCCGTGGCGCTCGGAGACCCCCGGCACCGCGCGGATGTTCTGCGACATCATGATGCCCGACGGCTCGCCGTCGTACGCCGACCCGCGCTTCGTCCTCAAGCGCACCCTGGAGAAGGCGTCCGACCTGGGGTTCACCTTCTACACCCACCCGGAGATCGAGTTCTTCCTGCTGAAGAACCTCCCCGGCGACGGCACCGCCCCCATCCCCGCCGACCAGTCCGGCTACTTCGACCACACCCCGCGCGGCGTCGGCCACGACTTCCGCCGCCAGGCCATCACCATGCTCGAGTCGATGGGCATCTCGGTCGAGTTCTCCCACCACGAGGGCGCCCCCGGACAGCAGGAGATCGACCTCCGCTACGCCGACGCGCTCTCCACCGCCGACAACATCATGACCTTCCGCCTGGTCATGAAGGAGGTCGCGCTGGAGCAGGGCGTCCACGCCAGCTTCATGCCCAAGCCGTTCTCCGGCTTCCCCGGCTCCGGCATGCACACCCACGTCTCCCTCTTCGAGGGCGACCGCAACGCCTTCCACGAGTCCGGCGCCGAGTACCAGCTCTCCAAGGTCGGCCGCTCCTTCATCGCCGGCCTGCTCAAGTACGCCGCCGAGACCGCCGCCGTCACCAACCAGTGGGTCAACTCCTACAAGCGCATCTGGGGCGGCTCCCAGCGCACCGCCGGCGCCGGCGGCGAGGCCCCCTCCTACATCTGCTGGGGCCACAACAACCGGTCCGCGCTGATCCGCGTCCCGATGTACAAGCCCGGCAAGCAGGGCTCCACCCGCGTCGAGGTCCGCTCGCTCGACACCGGCTGCAACCCGTACCTCGCCTACGCCGTGGTCCTCGCCGCCGGCCTCAAGGGCATCGAGGACGGCCTGGAGCTCCCCGCCGGCGCCGAGGACGACGTCTGGGCGCTCTCCGACGCGGAGCGCCGCTCGCTCGGCATCCAGCCGATGCCGCAGAACCTCGGCGAGGCCATCGACCTCATGCAGCGCAGCGAACTCGTCGCCGAGACCCTCGGCGAGCACGTCTTCGACTTCTTCCTGCGCAACAAGCGCCAGGAGTGGGAGGAGTACCGCTCCGAGGTCACCCCGTTCGAGCTGCGGAAGAACCTCCAGGTGCTGTAA